One genomic window of Bacillus mycoides includes the following:
- a CDS encoding pirin family protein: MFRKVDHKNMGRANHGWLNTHFHFSFANYYNPNNMNFGAVRVMNDDLIAAQTGFDMHPHRDMEIISYVIDGELTHEDSMGNRGTIERGHVQYMSAGTGVFHSEHNLGSETLRLLQIWILPDRDGHKPNYGEFKFDWSKRENEWFHMVSPSDGDAPIHIHQDANLYSLSLEAGKEIHFPVQEGRQLYLVQIEGSSVVNGETLVMRDAAEAVEADIRIQAKEKSHYLAIEMKMQ, from the coding sequence ATGTTTAGAAAAGTTGATCATAAAAATATGGGAAGAGCAAATCACGGTTGGTTAAATACACATTTTCATTTTTCTTTTGCAAATTATTATAATCCAAACAACATGAATTTTGGAGCAGTACGTGTTATGAATGATGATTTAATAGCGGCACAAACAGGTTTTGATATGCATCCGCATCGTGATATGGAGATTATCTCTTACGTTATAGATGGTGAATTAACACATGAAGATAGTATGGGGAACCGCGGGACAATTGAGCGTGGGCATGTTCAATATATGAGTGCAGGTACTGGTGTATTTCACAGTGAGCATAACTTAGGAAGTGAAACATTACGTTTATTGCAAATTTGGATTTTACCAGACCGCGATGGTCATAAACCGAACTATGGTGAGTTTAAATTTGATTGGAGCAAACGTGAAAATGAGTGGTTCCATATGGTATCTCCTTCTGATGGAGATGCACCAATTCATATTCACCAAGATGCAAATTTATATTCTTTATCATTAGAGGCTGGTAAAGAGATTCATTTCCCTGTTCAAGAAGGACGCCAATTATACCTTGTACAAATTGAAGGTAGTAGCGTTGTAAACGGTGAAACACTCGTAATGCGTGATGCAGCGGAGGCTGTAGAAGCAGATATTCGCATTCAAGCGAAAGAAAAATCTCACTATTTAGCAATTGAAATGAAAATGCAATAA